A stretch of the Lolium perenne isolate Kyuss_39 chromosome 3, Kyuss_2.0, whole genome shotgun sequence genome encodes the following:
- the LOC139838322 gene encoding uncharacterized protein produces MVYGRFCFSSYDRACFTAVCSSWRTVASWHPTLPALPLLHPLTGGCQDTGSGGTGAIIRDDMGGFLAASCCGIPFISDPSTAEARALRDGLILAGQIGCNRLEVNSDCMDVIDVMVNGGNSLGPAAAIYEECSFLCRNFTEALFSHCPREANMAAHELARHSGGTELIVWLDDPPDFILSVLAQDASIM; encoded by the exons ATGGTCTACGGCAGGTTCTGCTTCTCGTCGTACGACCGCGCCTGCTTCACCGCCGTCTGCTCGTCATGGCGCACCGTTGCGTCATGGCACCCGACGCTGCCTGCTCTCCCGCTACTTCACCCTTTGACCGGGGGATGCCAAG ATACAGGTTCTGGGGGTACTGGAGCTATAATCCGCGATGATATGGGTGGGTTTCTAGCTGCAAGTTGCTGTGGTATCCCGTTTATCtctgatccatcgacagctgaagCTAGAGCTCTTAGGGATGGGCTGATCCTTGCCGGACAGATTGGCTGCAACAGACTCGAGGTTAATTCCGACTGCATGGATGTTATTGACGTTATGGTAAATGGCGGGAATTCCCTTGGTCCAGCGGCTGCCATTTATGAGGAGTGCTCCTTCTTGTGTCGTAATTTTACTGAAGCTTTGTTTTCCCATTGTCCTAGGGAGGCCAATATGGCTGCACACGAACTAGCTAGACATTCAGGGGGTACTGAGTTGATTGTATGGCTCGATGACCCTCCTGATTTCATTCTTAGTGTGTTAGCACAGGATGCTTCTATTATGTAA